One Mycolicibacter sp. MU0083 DNA window includes the following coding sequences:
- a CDS encoding metal-dependent hydrolase — translation MLSVDDTAAGPHDASLDHERIVLQARDVGFDWSDLPVHYVPGEPFVTHFCNVLHLLLPAGEEFFVDIFKQALPLIKDDQLRLDVQGFIGQEATHSQAHAGIVDHLATRGVDMAPFTDQMKWLFGTMLGDRPNWSKRRQQRWLLERLALVSAVEHYTAILGEWILDSPALDRAGVHPALLDMLRWHGAEEVEHKAVAFDVMKHLRAGYLRQVRTQLIVTPLMLLLWIRGLRFMYKVDPELPASVKPRWRDWFIAARRGLVPSPFEFLPAIASYYRPGFHPSQLGGVEKAVNYLAVSPAARATH, via the coding sequence ATGCTCAGCGTTGACGACACCGCAGCCGGTCCCCACGACGCCTCGCTGGATCACGAGCGCATCGTCCTGCAGGCCCGCGACGTCGGGTTCGACTGGTCGGATCTGCCGGTGCACTACGTGCCCGGCGAGCCGTTCGTGACGCACTTCTGCAACGTGCTGCACCTATTGCTGCCGGCGGGCGAGGAATTCTTCGTCGACATCTTCAAACAGGCACTACCGCTGATCAAGGACGACCAACTGCGGCTCGACGTCCAGGGCTTCATCGGCCAGGAGGCCACCCACTCGCAGGCTCACGCCGGGATCGTCGACCACCTGGCCACCCGTGGCGTCGACATGGCGCCGTTCACCGACCAGATGAAATGGCTGTTCGGCACCATGCTCGGTGACCGACCGAACTGGAGCAAACGCCGGCAGCAGCGCTGGCTACTCGAACGCCTGGCACTGGTGTCCGCCGTCGAGCACTACACGGCGATCCTCGGCGAGTGGATCCTGGACAGCCCCGCACTCGACCGGGCCGGGGTGCATCCGGCTCTGCTGGACATGCTCCGCTGGCACGGTGCCGAGGAGGTCGAACACAAAGCGGTGGCCTTCGACGTGATGAAACACCTGCGGGCCGGCTACCTACGACAGGTTCGCACCCAGTTGATCGTCACGCCGCTGATGCTGCTGCTGTGGATCCGCGGCCTCCGGTTCATGTACAAGGTGGACCCCGAACTGCCCGCGAGCGTCAAGCCGCGATGGCGGGACTGGTTCATCGCGGCACGACGCGGCCTGGTGCCCTCGCCCTTCGAATTCCTTCCCGCGATCGCCTCCTACTACCGTCCCGGCTTCCACCCGTCGCAACTGGGCGGGGTGGAGAAGGCGGTCAACTACCTGGCCGTGTCGCCCGCCGCCCGCGCCACGCACTGA